CTGGTCATCTCGATATCGCGGTAGGCAAGAATGCCTTTGCCGCGCAGCCGGTCCAGAAACAGCCCGGGGTCGAGACAACCCTCGGGCGCGTATACCCCGCCACTGTCAACGCATACTTCACTGCGGCCAAGCATCAGCGCGCCGATGGAAAGGGAAATGCCCGTGGCCTCCCGCATTCTTCCGGCGCCGCAGAGCATTTCATGAACCTCGCGCCCATCTTTCTCCCCATATACGTCCACCCGCACTGCCCCCTCCGCCGATCCCTGGCCCGGCAAGAAACGCTCTATTTTCCCCAGAATGCGGCTCACGATATCCAGCATTCGCGCATGCGTGAATATGCCTGCACGGCAAGGCCATACGAACAACCTGGCCCCGCGGCCATAGCCCATGAAGAAACGAACCTCTTCCAGGTCAGGGAGGAACCGGTGAAGCGTCACCGGCTCCGTGTGGCCCATGTTCCACACGCGGACGAGTCCGAACCGGGGAAAGGGGACACGCAGGCTGCGGCTGCACGCTCGAAGCATCTCCGTCCGGCCAGCCGTGAACCCGGCCACTTTTCCGGACATGGTATAGAGCACATGACGGATGACCGCCTCGCCTCCCCCGTTCAGCGGCGCATAAACAAAGACATCCGCGCGCCGGACCACGCTCATGTCGCGCGCAAGATAGCTCACGCTCATATTCGTTATGCCCGGGCTGGTCCCGAGTCCCGTGAGAATGATACAGCCTTTCTCGCGAGCGGGCTGGTCGTAGTCGTCGAGCACCCGCACGGCGGCGGACCAATCGTCGCAGACGCTCGCATAGGGAACGCC
Above is a genomic segment from Candidatus Hydrogenedentota bacterium containing:
- a CDS encoding NmrA family NAD(P)-binding protein encodes the protein MKIIVFGGAGDMGSRAVEDLALSEGVEKVTIADRAVLTARRIADKLAGRGALVDVREVDARDHEALVSAMRGHDVAASALGPFYEYEPRLVRAAVDAGVPYASVCDDWSAAVRVLDDYDQPAREKGCIILTGLGTSPGITNMSVSYLARDMSVVRRADVFVYAPLNGGGEAVIRHVLYTMSGKVAGFTAGRTEMLRACSRSLRVPFPRFGLVRVWNMGHTEPVTLHRFLPDLEEVRFFMGYGRGARLFVWPCRAGIFTHARMLDIVSRILGKIERFLPGQGSAEGAVRVDVYGEKDGREVHEMLCGAGRMREATGISLSIGALMLGRSEVCVDSGGVYAPEGCLDPGLFLDRLRGKGILAYRDIEMTRVVREP